The Acidianus infernus genome window below encodes:
- a CDS encoding DUF973 family protein gives MSYSSELIALERLKRGTKYLILSPLLFGITMEILSAIKVTTIYLLSTTSLLVGVAIILIFMVKGMLYLRSGFSLLSRVRSGKTGATLWLVALFLFFVCISLNFVLTFSPNIFEGYGLNVANLITLSLPLGIILAIIANILIGVGFYKVGRFYNSRTLKAGGILITTFIFTFIGFILTYLGLRKIVRRISAGMIVTQRGSPSLSLRLSPSNYPLFLFPLFTLSSYYFYKLGIVIASILYFILYLAFVILYFYSKKWVLPLIYNLFAALLPLYFTNELSLATSTTPTEYIIAYLFLALAGLGIGNALTNPNSNLKAFGAFATFMWVFLSALGLIFSCNQYLSFSIWFMSTLYFMTVIITKRLHPRYVLLYTTPQIIKPPVHFWIVGLPQGISLKITVNGKKYKITNYYKGAYYLTVKGNKDQYVWSVPERILISNYTYTTYVSNGIAYAGDDVIIRYNLITPTPVQTTPQPAPSSVANIQLGSTVSRKLYTVKQIQWDPRTWIGKTLSIYRISDVIGEGGYAYVLKGEHDGKLVALKVLKLGNFNPSENFKELFEESSNLVSLSEKSPKIIKIYGIYIDKQVMEGISKGNIKLYETNPPMIAMEFMEGGTLKEILMDDMMYYSSKWEKTVYRAIRDVAEALYVIHSNGYVHMDVKPQNIFLTEKPSQPYDLDKVGFKLGDLGSAVKEGGKITQITVEYSPPEVYEQAVANSSIDIFALGMTMYVLLTRKNDRPDLNDMEEAFDCYQRSDMQCVYKKVIASKIKLASWDPNVPDEVKPLVKAMLSPDPSRRPKAIDVVNYLNRLIK, from the coding sequence ATGAGTTACAGCTCGGAGCTCATTGCATTGGAAAGACTAAAAAGGGGAACTAAATATCTCATCCTTTCCCCACTTCTGTTTGGCATTACTATGGAGATTCTCTCTGCTATAAAAGTCACGACGATTTACTTACTTTCGACCACAAGCTTATTAGTCGGTGTTGCCATAATCCTCATTTTTATGGTTAAGGGTATGCTTTACTTAAGGTCTGGCTTCTCCCTTCTCTCTAGAGTTAGATCCGGTAAAACTGGCGCTACCTTATGGCTTGTAGCATTGTTTTTGTTTTTCGTGTGTATATCCCTTAATTTTGTGCTGACTTTTTCGCCTAACATATTTGAGGGTTATGGTTTAAACGTTGCGAATCTCATTACCCTCTCCTTGCCCTTAGGTATCATCTTGGCTATTATTGCTAACATCTTAATTGGCGTGGGTTTCTACAAAGTAGGCAGATTCTACAATTCTAGAACATTAAAAGCCGGGGGAATCTTAATAACTACCTTTATCTTTACATTCATAGGGTTTATACTTACTTACTTAGGATTAAGGAAGATAGTAAGGAGAATTAGCGCTGGGATGATAGTGACACAGAGAGGAAGCCCATCGTTAAGTTTGAGACTATCGCCTAGCAATTACCCCTTATTTTTATTTCCACTTTTCACTCTTTCCTCATACTACTTTTACAAGTTGGGGATAGTAATCGCTTCTATTCTGTACTTCATACTTTACCTAGCCTTCGTAATTTTATATTTCTACTCGAAAAAGTGGGTGTTACCTCTTATCTATAATCTATTTGCGGCTTTATTACCACTCTACTTTACAAATGAACTCTCGCTAGCTACGAGTACTACACCTACAGAGTACATAATCGCGTATTTATTCCTAGCACTAGCTGGGTTGGGGATAGGGAATGCTCTAACAAATCCTAACTCAAACCTTAAGGCATTTGGTGCTTTCGCTACCTTCATGTGGGTATTTTTGAGTGCGCTAGGTCTTATTTTCAGCTGTAACCAATACCTATCGTTTTCGATATGGTTTATGTCGACTTTATACTTCATGACAGTGATAATTACTAAAAGGCTCCACCCGAGATACGTACTACTTTACACCACTCCGCAAATAATTAAACCACCAGTACACTTCTGGATCGTAGGCTTGCCCCAAGGGATTTCACTAAAGATCACAGTTAACGGGAAGAAGTATAAAATAACTAATTACTATAAGGGGGCATACTATTTGACCGTGAAAGGAAATAAGGATCAATACGTTTGGAGTGTGCCAGAGAGGATACTCATTAGCAATTATACTTATACAACTTATGTTAGTAACGGAATAGCCTATGCCGGTGACGACGTAATTATACGCTATAATTTAATCACCCCTACGCCAGTACAAACGACTCCTCAACCCGCGCCAAGTAGTGTGGCTAACATACAGTTAGGCTCAACTGTTTCTAGAAAGCTTTATACAGTTAAACAGATTCAGTGGGATCCCAGAACGTGGATAGGTAAGACTCTCTCTATCTACAGGATTTCAGACGTCATTGGTGAGGGAGGTTATGCATACGTTCTAAAGGGAGAACATGACGGTAAACTTGTCGCTTTAAAAGTGTTGAAACTTGGCAATTTTAATCCTAGTGAGAATTTCAAAGAGTTGTTTGAGGAGTCCTCTAATTTAGTAAGTTTATCAGAAAAAAGTCCTAAAATAATAAAGATCTACGGAATTTATATTGATAAACAAGTTATGGAGGGGATATCAAAAGGTAATATAAAATTATACGAAACCAATCCACCTATGATAGCTATGGAATTTATGGAAGGAGGTACACTAAAAGAAATATTAATGGACGACATGATGTATTACTCCAGCAAGTGGGAGAAGACTGTATATAGGGCTATCAGAGATGTGGCGGAGGCACTATACGTCATCCACTCTAACGGTTATGTTCACATGGACGTAAAGCCACAAAACATCTTCCTAACAGAAAAGCCATCACAACCTTACGACCTGGACAAGGTAGGGTTCAAGTTGGGCGACTTGGGTAGCGCTGTAAAGGAAGGTGGAAAGATAACTCAAATAACCGTAGAATATTCACCGCCTGAGGTATATGAGCAAGCAGTAGCAAACTCTTCCATAGACATTTTCGCGTTAGGTATGACTATGTATGTACTCCTTACTAGAAAGAATGACAGACCGGATCTTAATGACATGGAAGAGGCATTCGATTGTTACCAGAGGAGTGATATGCAATGTGTTTACAAGAAGGTAATTGCTTCAAAAATTAAGTTAGCTAGTTGGGATCCTAACGTCCCTGATGAGGTAAAGCCTTTGGTTAAAGCTATGTTATCTCCAGACCCCTCGAGAAGGCCCAAGGCTATAGATGTTGTAAATTACTTAAACCGTTTAATTAAGTGA
- a CDS encoding glycosyltransferase yields the protein MLSIVIPAYNEERRIGNTLSKLKSWYSSSEIIVVFDGNDNTPEVVKEYNVKLYVSKERLGKGASLRRGIEFSSYEKILLIDADLPVTREDLDKIITTDADLVITNRKIVGMPWKRRFLHKGFIVLTKLFFPSLRKFKDFQSGVKLINREKVLSVLDNLIINDFLFDINLIYEFKRRGYSVKEVEITYIHDETDSKISSKLFKIIIFMFLSLLKLRVYYSPFKGILKTKAFLKAQDLILRILR from the coding sequence ATGCTGTCCATAGTGATTCCAGCGTATAACGAAGAAAGGAGGATAGGAAATACTTTAAGTAAATTGAAATCATGGTATTCGTCGTCGGAGATTATAGTTGTATTTGACGGTAATGATAATACGCCAGAAGTTGTAAAGGAATATAACGTAAAACTTTACGTAAGCAAGGAAAGATTGGGAAAAGGAGCATCGCTAAGGAGAGGTATAGAGTTCTCGTCCTATGAGAAAATCCTGTTAATTGATGCTGATTTACCGGTAACTCGTGAAGATTTGGATAAAATAATAACAACTGACGCTGATCTGGTAATTACTAACAGAAAGATTGTGGGAATGCCTTGGAAGAGGAGGTTCCTACACAAAGGCTTCATCGTTTTGACCAAGCTCTTCTTCCCTAGTCTTAGAAAGTTTAAGGATTTCCAGTCGGGAGTTAAGCTAATAAATAGGGAAAAGGTTCTTTCAGTTTTAGACAACTTGATAATAAATGACTTTTTATTCGATATAAATTTAATTTATGAATTTAAGAGGAGAGGTTATAGTGTAAAAGAAGTGGAAATAACTTACATACACGATGAGACTGATAGTAAAATTTCAAGCAAGTTGTTCAAGATAATAATCTTCATGTTCTTATCTTTACTTAAGCTGAGAGTATATTATTCCCCATTTAAAGGAATATTGAAAACTAAGGCTTTCCTTAAGGCTCAGGATCTTATTTTAAGAATTTTAAGGTAA
- a CDS encoding molybdopterin-containing oxidoreductase family protein has translation MAFLRCYMCKNACGIIATVEGKVVRVAANRNHPQPGICGRGAAGPYLLTHPDRLKSPLIREGDQLVPTSWEKALDEVTKRLKELLDEGHPEYLAITYHDYGKELLERFAALYGTPNLIGHESVCHGPRTVAAELVLGAEGPRSIDPDYPNSKFVVFIGRNPLEGIVPDIVRRIEEGRKNGMKIAVIDPRKSAIAQRYADRWIPIRPGSDTAFLLSVIYYMIKNGMYDEDFLKKYSNAPLLIYEDDLSPTNEYSDKLIYEGERNGRRVATAFYLLMKEGEKVYSRLNYITGATYDDVKYIAENLWENRPSAAIDDGWHTSFSTDSTYTWMSAFIINAMIGNLDKKGGLVFSKKPKIKLYEENKAKVKRIDKIRYPLTYAAFQEVYRAILTGSPYPIKALMVVGTNLDGRDPNSDLVRRALSKLDFLVVVDVMPSDVTEYADVVLAESTYLERDELPLPVGWTLEAWVDIHQKAVEPYYDTKPLWWILLELERRLKLANDTFNSLQDMILSKLGINKEELYSKGCVKIPTEIYEVYPYKKGLNTPSGKVEIYSTILHEHGYYPLPTYIEKNVMPREDDEFYLTSGHTLYHTQDSITFDIPTLIKLAPENPVTINRKRAEKLGIKDNDEVELISLTTGQRVRCKVRVTDDIREDTAFTYFGFGRHSKGERFAYGHGFDVNSLISDQITDPISGSIAQSLNIVKIRKV, from the coding sequence ATGGCTTTCTTAAGATGCTACATGTGCAAAAACGCTTGCGGAATAATTGCCACAGTTGAAGGAAAGGTAGTAAGAGTTGCTGCAAATAGGAATCACCCCCAGCCTGGTATTTGCGGCAGGGGTGCGGCTGGTCCTTATTTGCTTACTCACCCAGATAGACTTAAATCCCCTTTGATTAGGGAAGGAGATCAATTGGTTCCAACAAGTTGGGAAAAAGCTTTAGACGAAGTCACCAAAAGGCTTAAAGAACTTTTAGACGAAGGCCATCCAGAATACCTAGCTATAACTTACCACGATTACGGTAAGGAACTTTTAGAAAGGTTTGCAGCACTTTACGGAACGCCTAACTTAATAGGCCACGAATCAGTTTGTCACGGTCCGAGGACTGTAGCTGCAGAGTTAGTTTTAGGAGCAGAAGGCCCTAGAAGCATTGACCCTGATTATCCTAACTCTAAGTTTGTTGTATTTATAGGCAGGAATCCCCTGGAAGGCATTGTTCCTGACATAGTTAGGAGAATAGAAGAAGGAAGGAAAAACGGAATGAAGATAGCAGTTATTGATCCTAGGAAGTCGGCAATAGCTCAAAGATATGCAGATAGGTGGATTCCTATAAGGCCTGGCTCCGATACTGCTTTCCTACTTTCCGTAATATATTACATGATAAAGAACGGGATGTACGACGAAGATTTCCTAAAGAAGTACAGTAACGCTCCGCTGTTAATTTACGAAGACGATTTATCTCCTACTAATGAGTATTCAGATAAGTTAATCTATGAAGGAGAAAGAAACGGTAGAAGAGTAGCTACAGCCTTTTACTTGCTAATGAAGGAAGGAGAGAAAGTATACTCGAGGCTGAATTACATTACCGGAGCTACTTACGATGACGTTAAGTACATTGCAGAAAACTTGTGGGAAAACAGACCTTCCGCAGCAATAGACGACGGTTGGCATACTTCCTTTTCCACGGACTCAACTTACACCTGGATGTCAGCTTTCATAATTAATGCAATGATAGGCAATCTGGACAAGAAAGGAGGACTAGTATTCTCTAAAAAGCCCAAGATAAAGCTCTATGAAGAGAATAAGGCAAAGGTTAAGAGGATAGATAAAATTAGGTATCCATTAACTTATGCCGCCTTTCAGGAAGTATATAGGGCAATACTTACCGGAAGCCCTTATCCAATAAAAGCTTTAATGGTCGTAGGGACAAACCTTGACGGTAGAGATCCTAATAGCGACCTAGTTAGGAGAGCGCTAAGCAAGTTGGACTTCCTAGTAGTTGTTGACGTTATGCCTTCTGACGTAACAGAGTACGCTGATGTAGTGCTAGCAGAATCTACTTATTTAGAAAGGGACGAGTTACCTTTACCAGTAGGTTGGACTTTGGAAGCGTGGGTTGATATTCATCAAAAGGCGGTTGAGCCTTATTACGATACAAAACCGTTGTGGTGGATATTATTAGAACTTGAAAGAAGGTTAAAATTAGCAAATGACACTTTTAATTCCTTGCAGGATATGATTCTAAGTAAACTAGGAATAAACAAGGAAGAACTTTACTCAAAAGGTTGCGTAAAGATACCTACGGAAATTTACGAAGTTTATCCTTATAAGAAGGGATTAAATACTCCGTCAGGAAAAGTTGAGATATACTCCACAATCTTACACGAGCACGGATACTATCCATTACCTACTTATATAGAAAAAAACGTAATGCCTAGAGAAGACGACGAATTTTACCTAACAAGCGGCCATACTTTATATCACACTCAAGACAGCATAACCTTTGATATACCAACACTGATAAAGTTGGCTCCAGAAAACCCTGTTACCATTAACAGGAAAAGGGCTGAAAAACTGGGAATAAAGGACAATGACGAAGTAGAATTAATTTCCTTAACTACCGGTCAAAGAGTAAGATGCAAGGTTAGAGTAACTGATGACATAAGGGAAGACACAGCCTTTACATACTTCGGCTTTGGAAGACACTCTAAGGGAGAAAGATTCGCCTATGGTCATGGTTTCGACGTAAACAGTTTAATAAGCGACCAAATTACCGACCCAATTTCTGGAAGTATAGCTCAGTCCTTAAACATTGTAAAGATAAGGAAGGTATAG
- a CDS encoding carbohydrate ABC transporter permease yields MSKLNQNLRYLFFTIPAIIYIGVFAFYPSFDAIYLSFLNNAGHFTLNNYKELFYFNIYGTILNTIIVTVGALLIQLFLGLGIASILTREFRGKKAFSTLAIIPMGVATIVAAITFSFIFQTTGGYANSFLHFLHLPTVNWYANTWISLLVVMISDSWKNTPIVTLILLSGMMSIPKDLYYAAALDGAGPIRRFIHITLPNLKSFIAIALIIRGVSEFNIFALPLVLIGYHPPLLTTLAYELYSTTTIYLSAAAAVILLAFISVLIFVNIKIGGRR; encoded by the coding sequence TATTGGAGTTTTCGCGTTTTATCCTTCATTTGATGCTATTTATTTAAGTTTTTTAAATAATGCTGGTCATTTTACACTTAATAATTATAAAGAGTTATTTTATTTTAATATTTATGGAACTATATTAAATACTATAATAGTCACAGTAGGTGCTCTATTAATACAACTATTTTTAGGTTTAGGTATAGCCTCAATTTTGACTAGAGAATTTAGAGGAAAGAAAGCATTCTCCACTTTAGCTATAATACCTATGGGAGTCGCTACCATTGTAGCCGCAATTACTTTCTCCTTTATCTTTCAAACCACTGGAGGCTATGCCAACTCTTTCTTACATTTCCTTCATTTACCAACTGTTAACTGGTATGCTAATACCTGGATTTCTCTTCTTGTAGTAATGATATCAGATAGTTGGAAAAACACTCCAATAGTCACTTTGATATTACTTTCTGGAATGATGTCGATACCAAAAGACCTTTACTACGCTGCGGCTTTAGATGGAGCAGGCCCAATAAGAAGGTTTATTCATATTACTTTGCCTAACTTAAAGAGTTTTATAGCAATAGCCTTAATAATAAGAGGTGTTAGCGAATTTAACATATTTGCGTTACCTTTAGTCTTAATAGGATATCATCCTCCACTACTTACAACGTTAGCTTACGAGCTATATTCGACTACAACAATTTACTTGTCAGCCGCAGCTGCAGTAATTCTATTAGCTTTCATTTCAGTTCTTATATTCGTTAATATAAAAATAGGTGGTAGGAGATGA
- a CDS encoding MFS transporter yields the protein MSNEKVKGNVIGRMERLPLSRIHYKFLLLVMGGEWVETLMLLGNGVIAAVLSSVLFSSITIAVTAITTAFFLGETLGSVLFGRLADLKGRRTVFLVNLLLFGFGSIIAGFMSNFYVIAALMFIAGIGVGGEFPLVDTYTSEMMPAKFRGRGVALVYTLAVTSAPVIALITYFSSHPLNYYSWRIPLWFMGAAALIVWALRTRLDESPRWLESKGRIAEADAIVEKWENEVLREGKTLPEPEKTEVVEEHSKISELFSRSLRKITIMMIIFQFFQSGIFYGFVVLAPEFLLDKGISLVNTLLFSILIDTGFIAGSIFNYFIIDKVDRKYGIIGSAISAGILGTAFALTSSIALTVLLGFLVAFSLWNFSNFFHTYQAEIFPTRVRSTGAGLVYSISRFSTSILVLMITAFFLPLGLVATFGIIWVFIAIVSLDIGIFGPKTTGRKLEDISK from the coding sequence ATGTCAAACGAGAAAGTAAAGGGAAACGTAATAGGAAGAATGGAAAGATTACCTCTAAGCAGGATTCACTATAAATTCCTTCTTTTAGTCATGGGAGGAGAATGGGTAGAAACTCTGATGCTTTTAGGAAACGGTGTAATAGCAGCAGTTCTTTCTTCAGTTTTATTTTCAAGCATAACTATTGCTGTTACTGCTATAACTACTGCTTTCTTTTTAGGCGAAACTTTAGGTAGTGTGCTTTTCGGTAGATTAGCAGATTTAAAGGGTAGGAGGACAGTTTTCCTAGTAAATTTATTACTTTTTGGATTTGGTTCAATAATAGCAGGATTTATGAGTAATTTTTACGTTATCGCTGCTTTAATGTTTATTGCAGGCATTGGAGTTGGAGGAGAGTTTCCTTTAGTTGATACTTACACTTCTGAAATGATGCCAGCAAAGTTTAGAGGTAGAGGAGTTGCTTTAGTTTATACTCTTGCAGTTACTTCTGCACCGGTAATAGCTTTGATCACTTACTTCTCTTCTCATCCTCTTAATTATTATTCATGGAGAATTCCCTTATGGTTTATGGGAGCTGCAGCTTTAATAGTTTGGGCTTTGAGAACCAGGTTAGATGAATCTCCACGTTGGTTAGAGAGTAAAGGAAGAATAGCTGAGGCTGACGCAATTGTTGAAAAGTGGGAAAATGAAGTATTAAGAGAAGGTAAAACTTTACCTGAGCCGGAGAAAACTGAAGTTGTAGAGGAACATTCCAAGATCTCTGAATTATTTTCTCGCAGCTTAAGGAAAATAACGATAATGATGATTATATTTCAATTCTTCCAATCTGGAATATTCTATGGCTTTGTAGTATTAGCTCCTGAATTTCTTTTGGATAAAGGAATAAGTCTCGTAAATACTCTACTATTTTCCATCCTGATAGATACTGGTTTCATTGCTGGAAGTATCTTTAATTACTTTATTATAGACAAGGTGGATAGGAAATATGGTATAATAGGTTCTGCGATTTCTGCAGGAATATTGGGGACCGCCTTTGCACTTACTTCTAGCATAGCGTTAACAGTTTTGTTAGGGTTTTTAGTTGCTTTTAGTTTATGGAATTTCTCTAATTTCTTCCATACATATCAAGCTGAAATATTTCCTACTAGAGTAAGGTCAACTGGTGCAGGATTGGTCTATAGTATTAGCAGATTTTCTACTTCAATTCTAGTATTAATGATAACGGCCTTTTTCTTGCCTCTTGGGTTAGTTGCTACTTTCGGTATAATATGGGTATTTATAGCAATAGTTTCCTTAGATATAGGAATATTTGGGCCTAAGACCACTGGAAGGAAATTGGAGGATATTTCGAAATAA
- a CDS encoding antitoxin VapB family protein — translation MKTIMIRDEVYKKLVEIKGDKSFSDVIEELIEESLSLRKKRLERYFGVLSKEDAEELMKKIKEIREKSDESISRKLSNY, via the coding sequence ATGAAGACGATAATGATAAGGGATGAGGTGTACAAGAAGTTAGTTGAAATAAAAGGTGATAAAAGTTTTAGTGATGTAATTGAAGAGTTAATCGAGGAATCCTTAAGTTTAAGGAAGAAAAGGTTAGAAAGATATTTCGGTGTACTTAGTAAGGAAGATGCTGAAGAATTAATGAAGAAGATTAAGGAGATAAGGGAGAAAAGCGATGAAAGTATTAGTAGAAAGCTCAGCAATTATTGA
- a CDS encoding ABC transporter ATP-binding protein: MIQLQELTKRYGNKVILDGVTETIETGEFFVILGPSGAGKSTLLKILAGIEKLDKGKIIVDGKDITNLPPEKRNVAMVFQNYALYPNMTVYDNIAFPLKMKRMTKDEIQKRVERVAKLLGITDILKMNVTKISGGQQQRVALARAIVREPSFYLLDEPLSNLDARVRFVARGELKRIQKELNGTFIYVTHDQKEAMSLADRIAVLHNGKFEQVGTPTELYEYPKTKWVGEFIGDYPMNFLPGKVIGEDNIEIGFRPEWTKIGGDLKGIVESVEVLGETTYLSCKVDEYKVIIESKEMYDIGDEVTFSIVKFRRFKDGFLIDKE, encoded by the coding sequence ATGATTCAGCTTCAAGAATTAACAAAAAGGTATGGGAATAAGGTAATATTAGATGGAGTAACAGAGACAATAGAAACCGGGGAGTTTTTTGTCATTTTAGGACCAAGTGGAGCAGGAAAAAGTACTTTACTTAAAATCCTTGCAGGAATAGAAAAATTAGATAAAGGTAAAATAATAGTTGATGGAAAAGATATCACTAATCTACCACCGGAAAAAAGAAATGTAGCAATGGTATTCCAGAACTACGCTCTTTATCCAAACATGACTGTTTATGATAATATAGCCTTTCCATTAAAAATGAAGAGAATGACAAAAGATGAAATACAGAAGAGAGTAGAAAGAGTAGCAAAATTACTGGGGATCACTGATATCTTAAAAATGAACGTAACTAAGATAAGTGGTGGGCAACAACAAAGGGTGGCATTAGCTAGGGCTATAGTGAGAGAACCGTCCTTTTACCTGCTTGATGAACCATTGTCAAACCTTGACGCTAGGGTTAGGTTTGTAGCCAGAGGAGAATTAAAAAGAATCCAGAAGGAACTTAATGGTACGTTTATTTATGTTACTCATGACCAAAAAGAAGCAATGAGCTTGGCTGACAGAATAGCTGTTCTTCATAATGGAAAATTTGAACAAGTTGGGACTCCTACTGAACTTTACGAATATCCTAAGACAAAATGGGTTGGAGAATTCATAGGAGACTATCCAATGAATTTCTTACCGGGAAAGGTAATTGGAGAGGATAATATAGAAATAGGCTTCAGACCAGAGTGGACAAAAATAGGTGGGGATCTAAAAGGTATTGTAGAGTCGGTGGAAGTCCTAGGAGAGACGACTTATCTTTCCTGCAAAGTCGACGAGTATAAAGTAATTATAGAATCAAAGGAAATGTACGATATTGGAGATGAAGTTACGTTTAGTATAGTGAAATTCAGAAGATTCAAGGATGGTTTTCTCATTGATAAAGAATAA
- a CDS encoding AAA family ATPase, whose translation MKELKVKFVYLNFDDESLFGISSNDLRNIEQAIYEVYDNDVNYLIFDEIHNVKGWKLFVSMFLIVPFCSKLNIKGLIYISIR comes from the coding sequence ATGAAGGAATTGAAAGTAAAGTTTGTCTACCTTAACTTTGATGATGAAAGTCTTTTTGGAATCAGTAGCAACGATTTAAGGAACATTGAGCAAGCTATCTACGAAGTTTACGATAATGACGTAAATTATTTAATTTTTGACGAAATACATAACGTAAAAGGCTGGAAGTTATTTGTCTCAATGTTTCTAATAGTACCATTTTGCTCTAAGTTGAATATAAAAGGACTAATATATATTTCTATACGATAA
- a CDS encoding acyl-CoA dehydrogenase family protein, translating to MSEETELIIQSSSEVAKQLDSTSEEQGIFPRKNLELLAQQGFMGILIPKPYGMGLPARVFVEVVKNIAKVSPSTAWIYVTHVAATMAFNTFASQTLKDKYMNDLVNGKLLIGAAGTESVGGAINAVLNTTAELKGDKYVINGNKTFITGVGELDLFMIITKIVGQQKPGVILVEKGQTKVGQKFVSLGMKGVSWGELILENAEVSKDNFIVDDAVKFLGVLGRVGMLGVSAISLGLAEGAFEEALNHVKSRKLGQNTLGSFEGVQIYLAEMSAKIEAMRQLLYYAADQLSTQNPLPAVLKARIFITENALDVIDKALRITGGHGFSNALKIEKYYRDARAPMLHFQTLEISKKVLGGILVS from the coding sequence ATGAGCGAGGAAACAGAGTTAATAATCCAGTCATCAAGTGAAGTAGCAAAACAACTCGATTCAACAAGTGAAGAACAAGGAATATTCCCTAGAAAGAACCTTGAATTATTAGCTCAACAAGGATTTATGGGAATTTTAATACCTAAACCTTACGGCATGGGTTTACCGGCAAGAGTTTTCGTTGAAGTTGTTAAGAATATTGCAAAGGTCTCACCGTCAACGGCTTGGATTTACGTAACTCACGTTGCAGCAACAATGGCCTTCAATACTTTCGCAAGTCAGACATTAAAGGATAAGTACATGAATGACCTAGTTAACGGCAAGCTGTTAATTGGCGCAGCAGGAACTGAATCAGTGGGCGGTGCAATAAACGCTGTGCTTAATACTACTGCAGAATTGAAAGGAGACAAATACGTAATTAATGGGAACAAGACTTTCATTACTGGAGTAGGAGAATTAGATCTTTTCATGATTATAACTAAAATTGTAGGTCAACAAAAGCCAGGAGTAATCCTAGTCGAGAAAGGACAAACAAAAGTAGGACAAAAGTTTGTTTCCTTAGGAATGAAAGGAGTATCCTGGGGAGAATTAATACTAGAGAATGCGGAAGTGAGTAAGGATAATTTCATAGTTGACGACGCAGTTAAGTTTCTAGGAGTTTTAGGAAGAGTAGGAATGTTAGGAGTTTCAGCAATATCCTTGGGATTAGCAGAAGGAGCTTTTGAGGAGGCCTTAAATCACGTTAAGAGCAGGAAATTAGGACAAAATACTCTAGGCTCTTTCGAAGGAGTACAAATTTACCTAGCTGAGATGTCTGCAAAGATAGAGGCAATGAGGCAATTACTTTACTACGCAGCAGATCAATTAAGTACGCAGAATCCATTACCAGCAGTACTTAAGGCAAGGATATTCATAACCGAGAATGCATTAGATGTAATAGATAAGGCTTTAAGAATAACCGGCGGTCACGGATTTAGTAATGCCTTAAAGATAGAGAAATATTATAGAGACGCAAGAGCACCAATGTTGCACTTCCAGACGTTAGAAATATCAAAGAAAGTACTGGGAGGAATTCTTGTAAGCTGA
- a CDS encoding carbohydrate ABC transporter permease gives MKFGYIAVIIFSIYFLLPLYILVMIAFSPAKYTIGSLYPPLTFKAFTLNNLIYAFTQYDFLHPFIKSLSVATLVGIMGLALGIPAGYGLSRLPGRIAYPILVLLLITNMIPGIVVAIPISAEFIRLHLFDTIPGLALVQELITLPLATFIIQGTFSAIPREIEYQARIDGASTLSYFKNVLIPSALPGIVSAFLISWMFSWDEFTYAVIISPIHPTLPVEIYLNITRGNELAAVAFSLVFTIPVIILTLFLQKYLKGEYLAGGVKA, from the coding sequence ATGAAATTTGGATATATAGCTGTCATAATATTTTCAATATATTTCCTCTTACCGCTCTACATTCTAGTAATGATAGCCTTCAGCCCTGCAAAATATACTATAGGCTCTCTTTATCCTCCACTCACATTTAAGGCATTTACATTGAACAACTTAATATACGCATTCACTCAATATGACTTTCTACACCCGTTTATCAAGAGCCTTTCAGTAGCTACGCTAGTAGGAATAATGGGATTAGCGTTAGGTATACCTGCAGGATATGGGTTAAGCAGATTACCAGGAAGGATAGCTTATCCCATCCTAGTTCTCCTGTTGATTACTAACATGATTCCAGGAATAGTTGTAGCCATACCTATTAGTGCTGAATTTATAAGACTTCATCTGTTTGATACTATTCCGGGGCTAGCCTTAGTACAGGAGTTAATAACATTACCTTTAGCTACTTTCATAATACAGGGTACTTTTTCTGCTATCCCAAGAGAAATTGAATATCAAGCTAGAATAGATGGCGCTTCTACACTATCTTATTTCAAAAATGTTTTGATACCTTCAGCATTGCCAGGAATAGTGTCTGCATTCCTTATTTCCTGGATGTTCTCTTGGGATGAGTTTACTTATGCAGTCATCATTTCTCCAATACATCCTACTTTACCAGTAGAGATTTACTTGAATATTACAAGAGGAAATGAATTAGCAGCAGTAGCTTTTTCTCTTGTATTCACAATACCCGTAATTATCCTCACACTTTTCTTGCAAAAATATCTAAAAGGTGAATACTTAGCAGGAGGTGTAAAAGCATGA